In Streptomyces sp. NBC_01231, the sequence GTGAGCGACGGGATCTACGCCTACCACCAGCCCGACGGCACCTGGTGGATCAACAACACCGGATTCCTCGTCGGCAGGCGAGGCGTGGCGAGCATCGACGCGTGCTCCACCGAACGCCGCACCCGCGCCTACCTGGACGCCATCCGGGCCGTCACCCCGCAACCGGTGCGCACTCTCATCAACACGCACCACCACGGCGACCACACCTTCGGCAACTACCTCTTCGACCGCGCCACCATCGTCGGCCACGAGTCCGTCCGTACCGGCATCCAGGCTTGGGGCGAACCGCGATCGGCCCCCTTCTGGACCGAGGTCGAATGGGGACAGGTACAGCTCGAGCCGCCGTTTCTCACCTACACCGACGCCGTCACCCTGTGGGTCGACGACCTGCGCTGCGAGGTACGGCACGTCGGAACGGCGGCCCACACCACCAACGACTCCATCGTGTGGATCCCGGAACGCCGGGTGCTGTTCGCCGGTGACCTCCTCTTCAACGGAGGGACGCCGTTCCTGGTCCAGGGATCCGTCGCCGGCGCGATCAGCGTGCTGGAGAACATCGTCACCCCGCTCGGCGCGGACATCATCATTCCCGGCCACGGTCCGGTCGGCGGCCCCGAACTCATCGCGGACGTCCTCGGCTACCTGCGTTTCGTCCAGGAGACCGCCCGAGAAGGGCGGGCCTCGGGACTGTCCCCACTGCAGGCCGCTTACGAAGCCGACCTCGGACCGTACGCCGAACTCGCCGACAGGGAGCGCATCGTCGGCAACCTCCACCGGGCGTACGCCGAACTCACCGGAGCCGCACCGGGCGCCCCGATCGATGCCGCCGCCGCCCTGGCCGACATGGTCACCTACAACGGCGGCCGTCCTCTGACCTGCCTCGCCTGATCCAGCCCGAACAGGAGGACACCGTGAGCGTCATCGTCACCGTCGCCCCCACCGGCCCGCTCGCCACGAAGGCCGACAACCCGGCGCTGCCCAATCAGCCCGTGGAGATCGCCGTCGCCGAAGCCCAAGCTGCGGGGGCCGCCATCGCCCACATCCACCTCCGCGACGAACACGACCGCCCACCGCCGACCTGGACATCGCCCGCCGCACGATGGACCTGATCGCGGAACGCTGCCCCGTCCTCATCCAGCTCTCCACCGGCGTCGGACTGGAGGTTCCCTACGAGGAGCGCGCCAAGCTGGTGGAGCTCCGGCCCCGCATGGCCACCCTCACCCCGTGCACGATGAGCTTCGGCGACGGCGAGTTCCGCAACCCGCCCACAGCAGTACGCCGGCTGGCGGCCCGGATGCAGGAACTCGACGTCAAGCCCGAGCTGGAGATCTACGACACGGCCCACCTGGACGCCTGCCTGCGCCTGCGTGGCGAGGGCCTGTTGTCCGGCACGCCGCAGTTCAGCATCGTCCTCGGTGTCCGCGGCGGCATGGCGGCCACCGCCGACAACCTCCTCACTGTTGTCAGCAGGCTCCCCTCCGACGCCGTGTGGCAGGTCATCGCCATCAGACGGGCCAACCTCGAACTCGCCGCGATGGGACTCGCGTTGGGCGGCAACGCCAGATCGGGGCTGGAGGACACCGTCCACATCAGCCGGGGCCGACTCGCCGACGGCAACACACCGCTCGTGGAACGCGCCGTACGACTGACACAGGCCCTCGGCCGAACGGTCGCCCGCCCGCAGGACGCGGAGAAGGCCCTGCAACTGGGGCCCGGTCCGCACTGAGTTGACGGCAATCCGGTCGGCTGTGAGGGAGCGCGGGAACGCGGCCCTGCACCATGTATTGCTGCACGGGCAGCGATGTCCGTTTCCCGGTGAGGTTGGTGCAGGGCAGCTGGGCACGGGGGTTCGGTCGGCTACCGCTGCCTGGTAAAGCTGCCCGGTGTCCGCGTCGACGAGGACATCAATCTTGACGAGGTGTTCAGCGAGAGCACTGATGGCCTTCCGGGTGAGCGTCATGTGTTCGTCACCGCTGACGCGGCGCGCTCGCTGCCGCACACGCTGCGCCCCGTTCTCCGCCGTGACGTTCACGACCGACGGCGTGCGTCGTACTCGACCGGTAGGCCGCCCCACGATCCCACTCGCCTCGGAACTCGCTTGCGGCCTCTCCGCCACTCCGATAACATTACGCTCGTAATTCAAAAATGGTCGTCCTCCCCGTGATGACACTCGTGACCGTCGTATCCCGGGCTCGGCCGCATAGACGTATTCGCTGGGCGCGCCACCGTCCCTGAGGGCGGCCTGGCCGCTCAAGCCCGCATCGATCAAGTGGAGGAGGTGGGCTCGTGGCCGCTGGTGACGCTCACCCCATGGCACGCGCGGGAGGGTGCCCGTGTTCGAGCCACTGGCGGTCGTGGCGGCGGCTCCAAGGAGTCTCATCCCTGCCGACGCCGGCGAAGTCGGTTCGATCACGATCCAGCTCGCCAAGCCACGTGATCGACTACCGCGCCGAGACTTCGAGCATCACCTGGCTCTCTACGACCTGGTGCCGGACAGCCTCGGCGGGGAGAAACTGGAGAAGTACCCATGGGTGCTCCATCCCGGCGGTAAAGCCATCGGGGTCACCGGTCCCCCAGCCCCGTGTTCGCCCGCGAGGCCGGCCTGAACCCGCTGATGACCCGCTGATGCTCTTGGCCGTCGCAGGCCTCAGCGGCAAGAACCGCAAGCAGGCGAAGAAGCACGGCGAGATGTACGAGTTCCTGTTCATGCACGCCAACGGCGATCAGCTTCGCCAGATGACCGCCCTCGTCGGCCAAGGGTGGTGCACCCGGTCGTGGGAAAAGGTGTCCGGTTTCGACCAGACCCCGCAGGCGATGCAGTCCCTGTCCCATGGTGGCGTCCGCGGCAAGGCATCGTCGGCGCCCCCTGATCTCGCCGCGACCGTGACGGGCGGCCCAGACCGCACCGACACAAACAAGCAAGGAGAAGCCATCATGAGCACCAACGTCACCCCGAACGAACCCGTCATCACCTCCTACGCGCATGCTCCGGCCCGCACCATCACCGCCGGCGGCGTCACCTACGCCTACCGCGAGCTGGGGCCCAAGGGCGGCATCCCCGTCGTCTTCTTCGTCCACCTCGCCGCGACCTTGGACAACTGGGACCCGCGCATCATCGACCCCATCGCCAAGGGCCGTCACGTCATCGCCTTCGACAACCGCGGTGTCGGAGCCTCGACCGGTCAGGTGCCGGA encodes:
- a CDS encoding MBL fold metallo-hydrolase; protein product: MTSARHDVRTPAPPRVQEVSDGIYAYHQPDGTWWINNTGFLVGRRGVASIDACSTERRTRAYLDAIRAVTPQPVRTLINTHHHGDHTFGNYLFDRATIVGHESVRTGIQAWGEPRSAPFWTEVEWGQVQLEPPFLTYTDAVTLWVDDLRCEVRHVGTAAHTTNDSIVWIPERRVLFAGDLLFNGGTPFLVQGSVAGAISVLENIVTPLGADIIIPGHGPVGGPELIADVLGYLRFVQETAREGRASGLSPLQAAYEADLGPYAELADRERIVGNLHRAYAELTGAAPGAPIDAAAALADMVTYNGGRPLTCLA